One Halichondria panicea chromosome 6, odHalPani1.1, whole genome shotgun sequence genomic window carries:
- the LOC135337702 gene encoding TNF receptor-associated factor 5-like, protein MATSNYSSTYSGEVPNDYSDEEIAVPSTDYSDEEIAVPSTGYSDEEIAVPSTGYSDEEIAVPSTGYSDEEIAVPSTDYSDEEIAVPSTDYSDEEIAVPSTGYCEDIAVPSTSYSDEEIAVPSTDCSDEEIAVPSTDYSDEDIAVPSTSYSDEETAVPKEIAVPSTGYCEEIAVPSTSYSDEETAVSEEIAVPSTGYLEYGYIFVHPLPEKYICGICKNILSQPRVTECCGQHFCEDCLKKSASQNTIQHWSTQSRLRLNRHSTHHRQYVKPQTSTCPHCRQNNFNHIRYLPFKREIDSMKVHCPRKSSGCNVHVAYGNREDHDKTCGYIRVVCTNKCGKTVFKKDLQSHTRNNCTLRRVTCKACGKIGTYKDIESLGHNSVCPEVWVKCGNSCGARFKRKATRSHDLVCLEATVNCQFAEAGCTVKPKRKDLESHLDANMKQHLSQLMTAHVKIKQEFQAFKESHEEKDHPFSTAPLKMRGWH, encoded by the coding sequence ATGGCTACCAGTAATTACAGCAGTACATACAGTGGCGAGGTACCTAATGATTACAGTGACGAGGAAATAGCAGTACCATCTACTGATTACAGTGACGAGGAAATAGCAGTACCATCTACTGGTTACAGTGACGAGGAAATAGCAGTACCATCTACTGGTTACAGTGACGAGGAAATAGCAGTACCATCTACTGGTTACAGTGACGAGGAAATAGCAGTACCATCTACTGATTACAGTGACGAGGAAATAGCAGTACCATCTACTGATTACAGTGACGAGGAAATAGCAGTACCATCTACTGGTTACTGTGAGGACATAGCAGTACCATCTACTAGTTACAGTGACGAGGAAATAGCAGTACCATCTACTGATTGCAGTGACGAGGAAATAGCAGTACCATCTACTGATTACAGTGACGAGGACATAGCAGTACCATCTACTAGTTACAGTGACGAGGAAACAGCAGTACCCAAGGAAATAGCAGTACCATCTACTGGTTACTGCGAGGAAATAGCAGTACCATCTACTAGTTACAGTGACGAGGAAACAGCAGTATCCGAGGAAATAGCAGTACCATCTACTGGTTACTTAGAGTATGGCTACATTTTTGTACATCCTCTACCAGAGAAGTACATTTGTGGAATATGTAAGAACATATTATCGCAACCTCGTGTCACAGAATGTTGCGGTCAACATTTCTGCGAAGATTGCCTCAAGAAATCTGCTTCACAGAATACTATACAACATTGGTCAACCCAGAGTCGTTTACGCCTGAATCGACATTCTACACATCATAGACAATATGTGAAACCCCAAACTTCGACTTGTCCTCATTGCAGGCAAAATAATTTCAACCATATCAGGTATTTGCCCTTCAAGCGAGAAATCGACAGTATGAAAGTTCATTGCCCTCGAAAGTCTAGTGGCTGCAACGTGCACGTGGCTTATGGTAATAGAGAGGACCATGACAAAACATGTGGCTACATACGAGTTGTTTGTACTAACAAGTGTGGCAAAACTGTCTTCAAGAAAGACTTACAATCTCACACTCGAAATAACTGTACATTGAGGAGAGTTACATGTAAAGCTTGTGGCAAGATCGGAACATACAAAGACATCGAAAGCTTGGGACACAACTCTGTCTGTCCGGAAGTTTGGGTAAAGTGCGGTAATTCTTGCGGAGCACGGTTTAAGCGCAAAGCAACCAGGTCTCATGATTTAGTTTGCCTAGAAGCGACGGTGAACTGTCAATTTGCTGAAGCAGGTTGTACTGTCAAGCCAAAGCGTAAAGACCTCGAGAGCCACTTGGATGCTAACATGAAGCAACATCTATCTCAACTAATGACAGCACACGTGAAAATAAAGCAAGAATTTCAAGCTTTTAAAGAAAGCCATGAAGAGAAAGATCACCCTTTCAGTACTGCTCCTTTGAAAATGCGTGGTTGGCATTAA
- the LOC135337708 gene encoding TNF receptor-associated factor 4-like, with translation MADKMDFKYTKEVLPKYNCSICTDVLTDPMLTDCCGQHFCKTCLNKWFREEGLKSCPHCRSDAFTHIIDKSKQREINELHVECPNKEYGCEEHITRGDLKKHMTKCTHVTIQCTNKCEDIMFRKDLDEHLREHCQSRKINCEHCGKKGKHSAITSLLHLCICTHLPVECSNDCQQEGIMRKDLQNHLDKECVKRQVYCEHCDERGAFEYITDMHLEECLHVPINCPRGCLEDDITRSTLDDHKLVCKMEPIQCTFYELGCKENILRKDLETHNEQSIQQHLVLMMKTGATVQSSLRMENEAMKTEIETLRTEMDALRGELEELRLEHTQLKEHNEELDQVD, from the coding sequence ATGGCTGACAAAATGGACTTCAAATACACTAAAGAAGTTCTACCAAAGTATAATTGTTCCATCTGTACCGATGTACTGACCGATCCTATGTTGACGGACTGCTGTGGTCAGCACTTTTGTAAGACCTGTCTCAATAAATGGTTCAGAGAGGAGGGGCTAAAATCGTGTCCCCATTGCCGTAGCGACGCATTCACACATATTATTGATAAATCTAAACAGAGAGAGATCAACGAGTTACACGTGGAATGCCCTAATAAGGAATATGGGTGTGAAGAACACATCACCCGTGGCGATCTAAAGAAACACATGACCAAATGTACGCACGTTACAATCCAGTGTACCAATAAATGTGAAGATATTATGTTCAGGAAAGACTTAGACGAACATCTTAGAGAGCATTGTCAAAGCCgaaaaattaattgtgagcATTGTGGGAAGAAAGGAAAACACTCGGCAATAACCAGCCTTCTACACTTATGCATATGTACTCACCTGCCTGTGGAGTGCTCTAATGATTGCCAACAAGAGGGGATAATGCGTAAGGACCTTCAAAATCATCTAGACAAAGAATGCGTAAAGAGACAAGTATATTGCGAGCATTGTGACGAACGTGGTGCTTTTGAGTATATAACTGACATGCATTTAGAGGAGTGCCTACATGTCCCGATAAATTGCCCCAGGGGATGTTTAGAAGACGACATCACAAGAAGTACGCTAGACGATCACAAACTAGTATGTAAAATGGAGCCTATACAATGCACTTTTTACGAGTTAGGCTGTAAGGAAAATATACTACGGAAAGATTTGGAGACACATAATGAGCAGAGCATACAGCAACACTTGGTCTTAATGATGAAGACGGGGGCTACTGTACAGAGCAGTTTGAGAATGGAGAATGAAGCTATGAAAACTGAAATTGAAACCTTGAGGACAGAAATGGATGCATTGAGAGGAGAGTTGGAAGAGCTGAGACTAGAACACACACAATTGAAGGAACATAATGAGGAGCTAGATCAGGTGGACTAG
- the LOC135337704 gene encoding TNF receptor-associated factor 5-like → MSTPNPEPVFVKELADKYKCSICTNLLDTPVLTECCGQHFCKACIEKWIIRKKKSICPQCRAENFNKIVSQPIIREIKELGVYCANDNNGCKAVIIYGDFQKHVDECLFGGVECTNDCGTGGLLRKNLQRHCKQKCPNRIVHCELCNEEGKYSVIVGRHIQTCPSVILECPNKCNEKVKRKDIEEHRNECTFEIVDCPFKDVGCEVRLPRIRVEKHEMTSIQSHLRLNMKATATVKRENKELKRSNDKLKKSNNELKEDFDTILSVVSTGLSSMDIPPNNRKPMDGIKTILTSLTTMIQPDGKTRCVHMSNKLGIFRDPQLKELSSIIQASSPPLCIYPGFNIYLAFGNDSLNKLFLLLFEKSTIHGYPETLSIEVQSTTGPPFSRSLNDVSSTTHQSDSGREFRYIVCNTSPILVTNNFLNIRITDIS, encoded by the coding sequence ATGTCTACTCCTAATCCAGAGCCAGTGTTTGTCAAAGAGCTAGCTGATAAGTACAAGTGTAGTATTTGTACTAACCTTCTAGACACGCCAGTTCTAACTGAATGCTGTGGACAACATTTTTGCAAAGCTTGTATAGAAAAGTGGATTATacgaaaaaagaaatctattTGCCCTCAGTGTCGAGCAGAAAACTTCAATAAGATAGTTTCCCAGCCGATAATTAGAGAGATCAAAGAGCTTGGAGTGTATTGTGCGAATGATAACAATGGGTGTAAAGCTGTTATTATTTATGGAGATTTTCAGAAGCATGTGGACGAGTGTCTGTTTGGAGGTGTCGAATGCACTAACGATTGTGGTACGGGCGGATTGCTAAGAAAGAACCTCCAACGGCATTGCAAACAAAAGTGTCCTAATCGAATAGTTCACTGTGAGCTTTGTAATGAAGAGGGTAAGTATTCGGTAATAGTTGGAAGGCACATACAAACTTgccctagcgttattttagaatGCCCTAACAAATGCAACGAGAAAGTAAAGAGAAAAGATATCGAAGAGCATAGAAACGAGTGTACATTTGAGATTGTGGATTGTCCTTTCAAAGATGTTGGTTGTGAAGTGAGGCTGCCTCGTATACGTGTTGAAAAGCATGAAATGACAAGCATACAAAGCCATCTTAGACTCAACATGAAAGCTACAGCTACTGTCAAGAGAGAGAATAAGGAACTAAAAAGAAGCAACGATAAACTAAAAAAAAGCAACAATGAACTAAAAGAAGACTTTGACACGATTTTATCAGTTGTATCAACAGGGCTTAGTTCAATGGACATTCCCCCAAACAATAGGAAACCAATGGATGGTATTAAAACAATACTAACCTCCCTAACCACAATGATTCAACCTGATGGCAAGACCCGCTGTGTACACATGAGCAACAAACTGGGAATATTCAGAGATCCACAATTAAAAGAGTTGTCTAGCATTATTCAAGCAAGTTCACCACCACTATGCATATACCCGGGATTCAACATCTACCTTGCATTTGGTAATGATAGTTTAAATAAACTATTTTTGCTTTTGTTTGAGAAAAGTACTATCCACGGTTACCCTGAGACACTGTCTATTGAAGTGCAGTCTACAACAGGACCACCATTCTCACGTTCCCTAAATGACGTTTCATCAACAACCCACCAAAGTGACTCGGGAAGAGAATTTAGGTACATAGTGTGTAATACATCGCCTATTCTAGTTACAAACAATTTCTTGAACATTAGGATCACTGACATTTCTTAG